One part of the Paenibacillus silvisoli genome encodes these proteins:
- a CDS encoding 2Fe-2S iron-sulfur cluster-binding protein, with amino-acid sequence MNAQITFLPSGRSVTVRAGTTVLDAARRAGVPIRTRCDGKAACLMCKVTAPNSSNGLSPLNDNERYKLAGLDRSGTRLACQARVFGRAVVEVPEDPLRAAVRKQMMRQAEDDELW; translated from the coding sequence ATGAACGCGCAAATTACGTTCCTCCCTTCCGGACGCAGCGTAACGGTACGCGCCGGCACGACGGTTCTAGATGCCGCAAGGCGTGCAGGCGTGCCAATTCGAACACGTTGTGACGGGAAAGCCGCATGTCTCATGTGCAAAGTGACTGCACCGAACAGCTCGAATGGACTATCGCCCCTCAATGACAATGAGCGCTATAAGCTGGCAGGTCTTGACCGGTCAGGGACAAGGCTCGCTTGTCAGGCGAGAGTGTTCGGCCGTGCCGTCGTCGAGGTTCCGGAAGATCCGCTGCGTGCGGCGGTACGAAAGCAAATGATGCGTCAAGCGGAAGACGATGAATTATGGTAG
- a CDS encoding DUF2768 family protein, whose product MDPMMKMWVSFVGIGLMALAAVLISLARFKTKGVLRLLLSMTAFLFLVIGGFLGLISIS is encoded by the coding sequence ATGGATCCAATGATGAAGATGTGGGTTTCCTTCGTGGGAATCGGATTAATGGCGCTGGCGGCCGTTCTTATTTCGCTGGCGCGGTTTAAAACTAAAGGAGTGCTTCGTCTGCTGCTTTCGATGACGGCATTTCTGTTTCTGGTGATCGGCGGCTTCCTCGGCCTGATTTCCATTTCATAA
- a CDS encoding menaquinone biosynthetic enzyme MqnA/MqnD family protein encodes MGLNRPITVGRIDYANVWPIFHYAEQQLPQERFRIEKRVPAALNKALKQGEVDITSMSSYAYAENANDYLLLPNLSVSARGRVNSILLFLKKPLEDVLKGRIAMTATSATSVNLLKIIMKLYYKAEPSYVTMEPNLDDMLEEADAALLIGDTAIQASWANKERGMAVIDLGELWRNWTGYGMTFALVAVRKEIAAADPEAVSTVLHALTESKERSLSDLRPLVDKACTLLGGEADYWTRYFQELHYNFGSDEQAGLTLYFDYAHQLGLLPHEVQMQFFTDLAALKVNQ; translated from the coding sequence ATGGGGTTAAATCGCCCGATTACAGTCGGTCGCATTGATTATGCGAACGTTTGGCCGATTTTTCATTATGCCGAGCAGCAGCTTCCGCAGGAACGGTTCCGGATCGAGAAGCGGGTGCCAGCCGCGCTCAATAAAGCGCTGAAGCAGGGCGAGGTCGACATCACGTCGATGTCCTCCTACGCGTATGCGGAAAACGCGAACGATTATTTGCTGCTGCCGAACTTGTCGGTCAGCGCCAGAGGGCGCGTCAACTCGATTTTGCTTTTTCTGAAGAAGCCGCTCGAGGACGTCCTGAAAGGCCGCATCGCGATGACTGCGACATCGGCGACTTCGGTCAATTTGCTGAAAATCATCATGAAACTTTACTATAAAGCGGAGCCTTCCTATGTCACGATGGAGCCAAACCTGGATGACATGCTGGAAGAGGCGGATGCGGCGCTGCTGATCGGCGACACGGCAATCCAAGCCTCTTGGGCCAACAAGGAACGCGGCATGGCCGTCATCGATTTGGGCGAGCTATGGCGCAATTGGACGGGCTATGGGATGACGTTCGCGCTGGTCGCGGTCCGCAAGGAAATTGCCGCCGCCGACCCGGAGGCGGTATCGACCGTCCTTCATGCCTTGACGGAGAGCAAGGAAAGAAGCCTCAGCGACCTGCGGCCGCTCGTTGACAAAGCCTGTACCCTGCTTGGCGGGGAAGCGGACTACTGGACGCGGTATTTTCAGGAGCTGCACTACAATTTCGGATCGGACGAGCAGGCGGGTTTGACGTTGTATTTTGACTACGCGCATCAATTGGGCTTATTGCCGCACGAAGTTCAAATGCAATTTTTCACCGACCTTGCCGCCCTTAAGGTGAACCAATGA
- the plsY gene encoding glycerol-3-phosphate 1-O-acyltransferase PlsY, with translation MVFTILAVLISYLLGSLSFSILIAKWVKGIDIRNYGSGNAGATNTLRVLGKGPGIAVFLLDIAKGIAAVLLGLWAGGDWGPVLCGLAAIAGHNWPVWFGFKGGKGIATTVGVMATLAFVPALIAGLVAIVSIAITRFVSLGSLIFAVLMPIFVWNIGDKPFSYVWASLVVCVLAFVRHRTNIVKLIQGKENKLGARKG, from the coding sequence ATCGTGTTTACCATTCTTGCAGTTCTTATTAGTTACTTACTAGGCTCGCTTTCTTTTAGCATCTTGATCGCCAAATGGGTCAAAGGCATTGATATCCGCAATTACGGCAGCGGCAACGCCGGCGCGACGAATACGCTGCGCGTGCTGGGCAAAGGTCCGGGCATTGCCGTATTTCTGCTCGATATCGCGAAAGGCATCGCAGCCGTTCTATTGGGTCTATGGGCAGGCGGCGATTGGGGTCCGGTGCTGTGCGGCTTGGCGGCGATCGCGGGCCATAACTGGCCGGTATGGTTCGGGTTCAAAGGCGGCAAGGGCATCGCGACGACCGTAGGCGTTATGGCTACGCTGGCGTTCGTGCCGGCACTGATCGCAGGCCTGGTCGCCATCGTGTCGATCGCGATTACGCGCTTCGTGTCGCTCGGATCGCTTATTTTTGCCGTATTGATGCCGATTTTCGTATGGAACATCGGCGATAAGCCGTTCTCGTACGTTTGGGCGAGTCTGGTCGTTTGCGTGCTCGCTTTCGTGCGACACCGGACGAATATCGTGAAGCTGATTCAAGGCAAAGAGAACAAGCTTGGAGCCAGAAAAGGGTAA
- a CDS encoding demethylmenaquinone methyltransferase: MQSKSKEQHVHAVFESIAPKYDLMNDLISFRRHKAWRKLTMRKMGVKQGQTSIDLCCGTCDWTIALAKASGTGEVVGLDFSQGMLDVGKKKVQAEGLDKQIQLVQGNAMSLPFEDNRFDFATIGFGLRNVPDLEQVLREMMRVVKPGGQVVCLEMSKPTWQPFKAIYYFYFERVMPAIGKLVAKRYEQYKWLPESLKAFPDSKQLADKYREIGLQNVRAYPLAGGVAALHMGTKGTGQG; encoded by the coding sequence GTGCAATCCAAGTCAAAAGAACAGCATGTGCATGCCGTATTCGAGAGCATCGCACCGAAGTACGATTTAATGAACGACTTAATCAGCTTCCGCCGCCATAAGGCGTGGCGAAAGTTAACGATGCGCAAGATGGGCGTCAAGCAGGGCCAGACCTCCATTGACCTGTGCTGCGGCACATGCGATTGGACCATCGCGCTGGCGAAGGCAAGCGGAACCGGCGAAGTCGTCGGGCTTGATTTCAGCCAAGGCATGCTGGACGTCGGAAAGAAGAAAGTGCAAGCCGAAGGGCTGGACAAGCAAATTCAGCTCGTTCAAGGCAACGCGATGTCGCTGCCGTTCGAGGATAACCGGTTCGACTTCGCGACGATCGGCTTCGGTCTTCGCAACGTGCCGGATTTGGAGCAGGTGCTGCGCGAGATGATGCGCGTCGTTAAGCCCGGCGGACAAGTCGTTTGCCTGGAAATGTCCAAACCGACCTGGCAGCCGTTCAAAGCGATTTACTATTTCTACTTCGAACGCGTCATGCCTGCGATCGGCAAGCTCGTCGCCAAGCGCTACGAGCAATACAAGTGGCTCCCGGAGTCGCTGAAAGCATTCCCTGACTCGAAGCAGCTTGCGGACAAGTACCGCGAAATCGGCCTTCAGAACGTTCGCGCCTATCCGCTGGCAGGCGGCGTCGCGGCGTTACATATGGGGACGAAGGGAACGGGGCAGGGATGA
- a CDS encoding HU family DNA-binding protein codes for MNKTELIAKVAELTDLSKKDASKAVDAVFDVISESLQGGDKVQLVGFGNFEVKSREARKGRNPQTGEEIDIPASKIPSFKAGKSLKDLVSK; via the coding sequence ATGAACAAAACGGAACTGATTGCGAAAGTAGCCGAATTGACTGACCTTTCCAAGAAGGATGCTTCCAAAGCGGTTGATGCCGTTTTTGACGTGATCTCCGAATCGCTTCAAGGCGGGGATAAAGTACAATTGGTAGGTTTCGGCAACTTCGAGGTGAAAAGCCGCGAAGCGCGCAAAGGCCGTAATCCGCAAACGGGTGAAGAGATCGACATCCCAGCGAGCAAAATCCCGTCTTTCAAAGCAGGTAAATCCCTTAAGGATCTTGTCTCCAAATAA
- a CDS encoding UbiX family flavin prenyltransferase: protein MVVGITGASGAIYGIRLIECLLEGGLDVHLVVTEAGWRVLKEELGWDTTKRPLALAAVFGEAMEAGRLTLHPNADIGASIASGSFRVEGMIIMPCSMGTLASIAHGISDDLMTRAADVMLKEGRKLIIVPRETPLHAIHLENMLTLAKLGVKLIPAMPAFYYGPQTINDMVNFLVGKVLDQLPLDHDLYRRWGDEQHGVKSPDYSRSH, encoded by the coding sequence ATGGTCGTCGGCATTACCGGCGCAAGCGGCGCGATCTATGGCATTCGGCTCATCGAATGCCTGCTTGAAGGCGGTCTCGACGTGCATCTCGTCGTGACCGAGGCAGGCTGGCGCGTCTTGAAGGAAGAGCTCGGCTGGGATACGACGAAGCGCCCGCTCGCGCTTGCCGCCGTGTTCGGCGAGGCAATGGAAGCCGGGAGGCTGACGCTGCATCCCAATGCGGATATCGGCGCGTCCATCGCCAGCGGTTCGTTCCGGGTCGAAGGCATGATAATCATGCCTTGCTCCATGGGCACGCTCGCTTCGATCGCGCACGGCATTTCGGACGATTTGATGACGCGCGCCGCGGATGTTATGCTGAAGGAAGGCCGCAAGCTCATTATCGTTCCAAGGGAAACGCCGCTGCACGCGATTCATTTGGAAAATATGCTGACGCTGGCCAAGCTTGGCGTCAAGCTGATCCCGGCCATGCCGGCTTTCTATTACGGACCGCAAACGATCAACGATATGGTTAATTTTCTAGTCGGGAAAGTGCTTGATCAGCTTCCGCTGGATCATGATTTGTACAGAAGATGGGGAGATGAACAGCATGGGGTTAAATCGCCCGATTACAGTCGGTCGCATTGA
- the spoIVA gene encoding stage IV sporulation protein A has translation MEKVDIFKDIAERTGGDIYLGVVGAVRTGKSTFIKRFMETVVLPNITNDADRVRAIDELPQSAAGKTIMTTEPKFVPNQAVQLRVAEGLDVNVRLVDCVGYAVVGAKGYEDENGPRMITTPWFEEPIPFQEAAEIGTRKVIQEHSTLGVVVTTDGTIAEIPRSSYIEAEERVVNELKEVGKPFVLIVNSTRPKSDECLQLRSELQAKYDIPVITLSVATMGEEEVMSVLREVLYEFPVHEVNVNLPSWVMVLNDNHWLRNNYENSVRDTVKDIRRLRDVDRVVSQFMEYEFIARAGLSGMNMGQGVAEIDLYAPDELYDQILMEVVGVEIRGKDHLLQLMQEFSHAKREYDRFAEALEMVKTTGYGIAAPTLAEMALDEPELIRQGSRFGVRLKATAPSIHMIRVDVESEFAPIIGTEKQSEELVRYLMQDFENDPIKIWESDIFGRSLHSIVREGIQGKIAMMPDNARYKLQETLGRIINEGSGGLIAIIL, from the coding sequence GTGGAGAAAGTGGACATTTTCAAGGACATTGCCGAACGAACCGGCGGGGATATTTACCTCGGCGTCGTCGGTGCGGTCCGCACAGGCAAATCAACCTTCATCAAGCGGTTCATGGAGACGGTTGTGCTGCCCAACATCACGAACGATGCCGATCGGGTGAGAGCTATCGACGAACTGCCGCAAAGCGCAGCAGGCAAAACGATTATGACGACGGAGCCGAAATTCGTGCCGAACCAGGCGGTTCAGCTTCGCGTGGCCGAAGGGCTCGACGTTAACGTCAGACTCGTCGACTGCGTCGGCTATGCGGTCGTAGGCGCCAAAGGCTATGAAGACGAGAATGGCCCGCGGATGATTACGACGCCTTGGTTCGAGGAGCCGATCCCGTTCCAGGAAGCGGCCGAAATCGGAACGCGCAAAGTCATTCAGGAGCACTCCACGCTGGGCGTCGTCGTGACGACCGACGGCACGATCGCCGAAATTCCGCGCAGCTCCTATATTGAAGCTGAAGAGCGGGTCGTGAACGAGCTGAAGGAAGTCGGTAAGCCGTTCGTCCTGATCGTCAACTCCACGCGGCCGAAGAGCGACGAGTGCTTGCAGCTTCGCAGCGAGCTCCAGGCCAAGTATGATATACCGGTCATTACGCTCAGCGTAGCGACAATGGGCGAGGAAGAGGTTATGTCGGTTCTGCGCGAGGTGCTCTACGAGTTCCCTGTGCACGAAGTCAATGTCAACCTGCCGAGCTGGGTCATGGTGCTGAACGACAATCACTGGCTGCGGAACAACTACGAAAACTCGGTGCGCGATACGGTGAAGGATATCCGCCGTCTGCGCGACGTCGACCGCGTCGTCTCGCAGTTCATGGAATACGAATTCATCGCCCGCGCAGGCCTAAGCGGTATGAACATGGGGCAAGGGGTCGCGGAAATCGACCTGTATGCGCCGGATGAGCTGTACGACCAAATCCTGATGGAAGTGGTCGGCGTGGAAATCCGCGGCAAGGACCATCTGCTGCAGCTGATGCAGGAGTTCTCGCACGCGAAGCGGGAATACGACCGGTTCGCCGAAGCGCTCGAAATGGTCAAGACGACGGGCTACGGCATCGCGGCTCCGACGCTGGCCGAGATGGCGCTGGATGAGCCGGAGCTGATCCGCCAAGGCTCGCGCTTCGGCGTCCGCCTGAAGGCGACCGCGCCGTCCATCCATATGATCCGGGTCGACGTCGAGTCCGAATTCGCGCCGATCATCGGCACGGAGAAGCAGAGCGAGGAGCTCGTTCGCTACCTGATGCAAGACTTCGAGAACGACCCGATCAAAATTTGGGAGTCCGATATTTTCGGCCGCTCGCTGCACTCGATCGTTCGGGAGGGCATCCAGGGCAAGATAGCCATGATGCCGGACAATGCCCGCTACAAACTGCAGGAAACGCTGGGACGGATCATCAACGAAGGCTCCGGCGGCCTGATTGCCATTATTCTGTAA
- the mtrB gene encoding trp RNA-binding attenuation protein MtrB, translating to MEDMNGEYIVIKAKAQGVQVIGLTRGQDTKFHHTEKLDRGEILICQFTDHTSAIKIRGKATVLTKYGTVDTED from the coding sequence ATGGAAGATATGAACGGCGAATACATCGTGATTAAAGCGAAGGCCCAAGGCGTACAGGTCATCGGGCTGACCCGGGGGCAGGATACGAAATTTCATCATACCGAGAAGCTGGATCGGGGCGAAATTCTAATCTGTCAGTTCACGGACCATACGTCCGCAATTAAAATTCGCGGCAAAGCAACCGTGCTTACCAAGTACGGCACCGTCGATACAGAGGACTAA
- a CDS encoding heptaprenyl diphosphate synthase component 1, producing MKPYRIPELAKKYIEHDMIEAHTELPDFPDSRVRLLFAFLANQRTPLLHSELYALVASLVQLGMDTHDLIDADSMRVQEREMRSRQLKVLAGDYYSSRFYQLLSQAGQVDMIRRISNGVCEVNRLKVNLYLRMKQLKLTAEEYISQCVQLKTELFHAFTDSLDEKMARVWTELLQGFGRCEVVLDELHRSEKPERFDGSWGYWHVLNNGTEEEKRKLSDQQSEPSFAQSLLAKYDIRQQLSELLKQSAALVQTAVARVDSDKLVRELNGILETFTTPLVPAASAATAQGERR from the coding sequence ATGAAACCGTATAGAATTCCCGAGCTGGCAAAGAAGTACATTGAACACGATATGATCGAGGCGCATACCGAGCTGCCGGACTTTCCTGATTCTAGGGTCAGGCTGCTCTTCGCTTTTTTAGCCAATCAACGCACGCCTCTGCTTCACAGCGAGCTCTATGCGCTCGTTGCGTCGCTCGTGCAGCTGGGCATGGATACGCATGATCTCATCGATGCCGATTCCATGCGCGTACAGGAACGCGAAATGCGCTCGCGCCAACTGAAGGTGCTGGCTGGCGACTATTACAGCAGCCGCTTTTATCAGCTTCTGTCTCAGGCCGGACAGGTCGATATGATTCGCCGCATCAGCAACGGCGTTTGCGAGGTCAATCGGCTGAAGGTGAACTTGTACCTCCGCATGAAGCAGCTGAAGCTGACGGCGGAAGAGTATATCAGCCAATGCGTACAGCTGAAGACCGAGCTGTTCCATGCGTTTACGGACAGCTTGGACGAGAAGATGGCGCGCGTCTGGACGGAGCTGCTGCAAGGCTTTGGCCGCTGCGAGGTCGTCCTGGACGAGCTGCATCGCAGCGAGAAGCCGGAACGGTTCGACGGGAGCTGGGGCTACTGGCACGTATTGAACAACGGCACCGAAGAAGAGAAGCGCAAACTATCCGATCAGCAATCCGAGCCGTCGTTTGCCCAGTCGCTGCTGGCAAAATACGATATAAGGCAGCAGCTGTCCGAGCTGCTTAAGCAGTCGGCGGCGCTCGTGCAAACGGCCGTCGCGCGCGTGGATTCCGACAAGCTCGTTCGCGAGCTGAACGGCATTCTAGAGACGTTCACGACACCGCTTGTGCCTGCGGCATCCGCGGCAACCGCCCAAGGCGAGAGAAGGTAA
- the der gene encoding ribosome biogenesis GTPase Der: MSKPIIAIVGRPNVGKSTIFNRIIGDRLAIVEDKPGVTRDRLYGSGEWNGRAFSIVDTGGIEIDGEDEIMKSVRMQAELAVEEADVIIFMVDAKAGLTHADDEVAQMLLRSRKPIVVAVNKVDNLNRRDDIYEFYNLGFGDPIAISGSHGMGIGDLLDAAIEKLPEIEEEHYEDDVIRVALIGRPNVGKSSLVNALLGEERVIVSNVAGTTRDAIDTPFERDGQKYVLIDTAGMRKRGKVYETTEKYSVMRALKAIERADVVLVLINGEEGIIEQDKHIAGYAHEAGKASIFVVNKWDAVEKDDKTMQQFETKIRDHFLFMTYAPVVFLSALTKQRLHKLLPVVCHVSEQHALRIPTHLLNDVVSDAIAINPPPSDKGRRLRINYATQVAVKPPTIVLFANDPDMMHFSYERYLENKIRAAFQFEGTPVRIFTRKKSDED; this comes from the coding sequence GTGTCTAAACCCATTATTGCCATCGTTGGGCGGCCTAATGTGGGGAAGTCTACGATTTTTAACCGCATCATCGGCGATCGGTTAGCGATTGTAGAGGACAAGCCTGGTGTTACCCGCGACCGTTTGTACGGTTCGGGAGAATGGAATGGTCGTGCGTTCAGTATCGTCGATACTGGAGGCATTGAAATTGACGGCGAAGACGAAATCATGAAGTCGGTCCGCATGCAAGCGGAGCTGGCGGTTGAAGAAGCCGACGTCATAATTTTCATGGTAGATGCCAAAGCCGGGCTGACCCATGCGGACGACGAGGTTGCGCAAATGCTGCTGCGTTCGCGCAAGCCGATCGTCGTCGCTGTAAATAAAGTCGATAATTTAAATCGGCGCGATGATATTTATGAATTTTACAATCTCGGCTTCGGGGATCCGATCGCGATTTCGGGCTCGCACGGCATGGGCATCGGCGACTTGCTGGATGCGGCTATCGAGAAGCTGCCGGAAATCGAGGAGGAGCATTACGAGGATGACGTCATCCGCGTTGCCCTGATCGGGCGTCCGAACGTCGGCAAGTCCTCGCTTGTCAATGCGCTGCTTGGCGAAGAGCGCGTCATCGTGAGCAACGTCGCGGGCACGACGCGCGACGCCATCGATACGCCTTTCGAGCGTGACGGTCAGAAGTATGTGCTGATCGATACCGCAGGTATGCGCAAACGCGGCAAGGTGTACGAAACGACCGAGAAGTACAGCGTCATGCGCGCGCTTAAAGCGATCGAGCGAGCCGATGTGGTGCTCGTGCTGATCAACGGCGAGGAAGGCATTATCGAGCAGGATAAGCATATCGCCGGTTATGCGCACGAGGCCGGCAAGGCTTCGATCTTCGTCGTGAACAAGTGGGATGCCGTCGAGAAGGACGACAAGACGATGCAGCAGTTCGAAACGAAGATCCGCGACCACTTCCTGTTTATGACGTATGCGCCGGTCGTTTTCCTGTCCGCGCTTACGAAGCAGCGGCTTCATAAGCTGCTTCCGGTCGTGTGTCACGTCTCCGAGCAGCATGCGCTTCGCATTCCGACCCACCTGCTCAATGACGTGGTATCCGATGCGATCGCGATCAACCCGCCGCCGTCCGATAAAGGAAGACGTCTGCGGATCAATTACGCGACGCAGGTTGCGGTCAAGCCGCCGACGATCGTCCTGTTCGCGAACGATCCGGACATGATGCATTTCTCGTACGAGCGGTATCTCGAGAACAAAATCAGGGCCGCCTTCCAATTCGAAGGCACGCCCGTTCGGATTTTCACCAGAAAGAAATCCGACGAAGACTAA
- a CDS encoding UbiA-like polyprenyltransferase has protein sequence MIRKIGIILEMIKFEHTIFALPFAFMGSLLGAVMMENRLPVWSEIGWIILAMVGARSAAMGLNRLIDRVIDAKNPRTAKRAIPAGLLKVGEVTLFVAVSFVLLFVAAAQLDPICMKLMPIAVFMLVLYSYTKRFTWLCHVVLGLTIGLAPLGGWVAITGEFGPAAWVLYASVVCWLAGFDIIYACQDFEFDRKEGVFSIPARFGMTGALQLSRGFHLLTAIGFISLYWITPLGWLYLLGAVASVGMLCYEHILVKPHDMSRVQTAFFTMNGTLSVVLFAATLLDLVVLHRW, from the coding sequence ATGATTCGCAAAATCGGCATTATTTTGGAAATGATCAAATTCGAACATACGATCTTCGCGCTGCCGTTTGCCTTTATGGGCTCGCTGCTCGGCGCGGTCATGATGGAAAACCGGCTGCCGGTGTGGAGCGAGATCGGATGGATTATTCTCGCCATGGTCGGCGCCCGAAGCGCGGCGATGGGCCTTAACCGGCTCATCGACCGCGTCATCGACGCCAAAAACCCGCGCACCGCGAAACGGGCAATTCCGGCAGGCTTGCTGAAAGTAGGAGAGGTCACGTTGTTCGTCGCGGTATCCTTCGTTCTGCTGTTCGTTGCGGCGGCGCAATTGGATCCGATCTGCATGAAGCTGATGCCGATCGCCGTGTTCATGCTCGTGCTTTACTCGTATACGAAACGTTTTACGTGGCTTTGCCATGTTGTGCTGGGGCTGACGATCGGCCTTGCTCCGCTTGGGGGCTGGGTGGCGATTACCGGCGAATTCGGGCCGGCCGCTTGGGTGCTTTACGCCTCCGTCGTTTGCTGGCTTGCCGGCTTCGATATTATTTATGCCTGCCAGGATTTCGAGTTTGACCGCAAGGAAGGCGTGTTTTCGATTCCCGCCCGGTTCGGTATGACCGGCGCGCTGCAGCTTTCCAGAGGCTTTCATCTGTTGACCGCAATTGGATTCATTTCGTTATATTGGATTACGCCGCTCGGCTGGCTTTATTTGCTCGGTGCTGTCGCTTCGGTCGGCATGCTCTGCTATGAGCACATTCTTGTGAAGCCGCATGACATGAGCCGGGTGCAAACGGCCTTCTTCACGATGAACGGCACGCTGAGCGTCGTGCTGTTCGCCGCAACGCTGCTTGATTTGGTGGTGCTTCACCGGTGGTAG
- a CDS encoding capping complex subunit for YIEGIA encodes MAKIVAIVATEHEKVAGGAPIFIETDAAKRETTAFLLEKILDASVHDLKNGCFILVDHHRRE; translated from the coding sequence ATGGCTAAAATTGTGGCGATCGTCGCGACGGAGCATGAGAAGGTGGCGGGCGGGGCACCGATCTTTATTGAAACGGATGCGGCCAAGCGGGAAACGACGGCGTTTTTGCTCGAGAAGATATTGGACGCCAGCGTGCATGATTTGAAGAACGGCTGTTTTATTTTGGTCGATCATCACCGAAGAGAATGA
- a CDS encoding NAD(P)H-dependent glycerol-3-phosphate dehydrogenase yields the protein MTKRKAAVLVAGSWGTALAAVLADNKFEVALWARNEAQVEEINTQHTNSRFLKDAVLPPNLTATTDIGQAVTGAELVLFVAPSSAMRDVARLAAPHIGANAICMHATKGFESVTYKRMSTVLLEELQIAPERLVVLSGPSHAEEVVRKLPTTVVVASASVEAAERAQDAFITPYFRVYTNKDVVGVEVAGAIKNIIALGAGLSDGLGFGDNAKAALLTRGLAEISRLGNAMGANPLTFAGLAGVGDLVVTCTSKHSRNWRAGSMLAEGIALDEVLSRMGMVVEGVRTTSAARELAHLHGVEMPITEQLFAVLFENQTPRSAVETLMGRGRTHETEDLPGI from the coding sequence ATGACGAAACGGAAAGCCGCGGTGCTCGTCGCCGGCAGCTGGGGAACCGCGCTTGCGGCGGTACTTGCCGACAACAAATTCGAGGTTGCCTTGTGGGCACGGAATGAAGCGCAGGTCGAAGAAATCAACACGCAGCATACGAACAGTCGGTTTCTGAAGGATGCCGTACTGCCGCCGAACTTAACCGCGACGACCGATATCGGGCAAGCGGTAACGGGCGCGGAGCTCGTTCTGTTCGTTGCGCCGTCGTCGGCGATGAGAGACGTCGCCCGGCTGGCGGCGCCGCATATCGGCGCGAACGCGATTTGCATGCATGCGACGAAGGGCTTCGAGTCGGTGACGTATAAGCGGATGTCGACCGTGCTGCTGGAGGAGCTGCAAATCGCGCCGGAACGGCTGGTCGTCCTCTCCGGACCGAGCCATGCCGAGGAAGTCGTGCGCAAGCTGCCGACGACCGTCGTTGTCGCGTCGGCAAGCGTCGAAGCGGCGGAACGAGCGCAGGACGCGTTCATTACGCCTTATTTTCGCGTATATACCAATAAAGATGTCGTCGGCGTTGAAGTGGCCGGCGCCATCAAAAATATTATCGCGCTTGGCGCAGGCCTGTCGGACGGCCTTGGCTTCGGCGACAATGCCAAAGCCGCTTTGCTGACGCGCGGCTTGGCTGAAATCAGCCGCCTCGGCAACGCCATGGGCGCCAATCCGCTGACATTCGCCGGATTGGCCGGCGTCGGCGACTTGGTCGTCACCTGCACGAGCAAGCATAGCCGCAACTGGCGCGCAGGCTCCATGCTTGCGGAAGGCATCGCCCTGGACGAGGTGCTGAGCCGGATGGGCATGGTCGTCGAGGGCGTGCGCACGACCAGCGCGGCGCGCGAGCTCGCGCACCTGCACGGGGTCGAGATGCCGATTACCGAGCAGCTCTTTGCGGTGCTGTTCGAGAATCAAACGCCGCGCAGCGCGGTCGAGACGCTGATGGGCCGCGGACGGACGCACGAGACAGAAGACCTGCCGGGCATTTAA
- a CDS encoding stage VI sporulation protein F — protein MSGKKDLSKDVLSAVNKKTGKPVTENAVKKLASGVTEETMQSEEELRKLIMSVSSMAKVPVTEKTINDIVGAVKKSGMNINNLEMLMKLMLKK, from the coding sequence TTGAGCGGTAAAAAGGATCTCTCGAAAGATGTCCTAAGCGCTGTCAATAAGAAGACCGGCAAGCCGGTTACGGAAAATGCGGTTAAGAAGCTTGCCAGCGGCGTTACGGAAGAGACGATGCAAAGCGAGGAAGAGCTGCGCAAGCTGATTATGTCCGTCTCCTCCATGGCGAAGGTGCCGGTAACGGAAAAAACGATCAACGACATCGTCGGTGCCGTCAAGAAAAGCGGCATGAATATCAATAATTTGGAAATGCTGATGAAGCTGATGCTCAAGAAGTAA
- a CDS encoding 2Fe-2S iron-sulfur cluster-binding protein: MLELKGRSKSTTVYPLSGMSLLDMAMKHDIDWAFSCSRGTCARCRCLVEEGMEHLEEVTDAEWDRLEQSELEEGYRLGCQAVIKKGAGAATIKAVNRPYF, from the coding sequence ATGCTGGAATTGAAAGGCCGTTCGAAAAGCACAACCGTCTATCCGCTGTCAGGCATGTCCCTGCTGGATATGGCGATGAAGCATGATATTGACTGGGCATTCTCGTGTTCAAGAGGGACATGCGCAAGATGCCGCTGCCTCGTCGAAGAAGGCATGGAGCATTTGGAGGAAGTGACGGACGCGGAGTGGGACCGTCTTGAGCAGAGCGAGCTGGAGGAAGGCTACCGTTTGGGCTGCCAAGCTGTCATTAAGAAGGGCGCAGGCGCGGCAACGATCAAAGCGGTCAACCGGCCGTATTTCTGA